DNA from Castellaniella sp. MT123:
TGAATCAGGCGCTGCGCGAACGGCGTGTGCAGATCGCAATACGAGGGCAATACCAGAAGGATCGGACTTTCAACTACCAACCCTTGTTCGAGGAATATCACAGACTCTACGTCGCCCGGCACGTGACACCCGAAGCGGCAAGGAAACTACCCCTGGTCTACCGATCTCATCCCTTCGTCGACAAGATCATGGCTACGGGAAAATTCAGACGTGGGCCAGACGCCGGCGGGCTCGAAGCCATCGCAACATTCATCGCTACAGGCAACTTCGTTGGCCTGCTGACGGAGCATTACGCCGACCTGATCAACGTACGCCATCCCCTCAGGCAACTGGATGGCAGCCCCGAATTCCGCAACCGGATTTGTGCGATTACTGAAGCTTCCCGGCCACTGCCGGCCAGCGCTGAGCTATTCCTGGAAATCCTGCGATCTCAATAGCGGTCGAAATAGTCCTGGATCCGGGTGCGATCGGTCGTTTGGGTCAGAGCCAGCATCAGCAGGATCCGGGCCTTTTGCGGATTGAGTGAGTTGCTGGCGATCAGACCGTGCGGCTCGTCGTGCTGGCTGCGCGTCACGATTCCGGTGGGGACCCGGCTGCTACGCACGCAGACGATGCCTTTACCCACCGCACGCGACAAGCCTTCTTCGGCATTCGGCGACAGGCTGCCATTGCCGCACGCTGCCACCACGATCCCCCCCACTCCGGCCTTGATCGAGGCCAGATAATGGTGCATTCCCGCGCTCTGGTGGTCGTAGACGATATCCACGGAAGGAAGGACACCCAGATCGTCCAGGCTGAAATCTGTCTTCTCGGTATGGACACAGGCCGGCGCCTGAAACAGGTGCACGCGACCCTGGCAGATCGCCCCCAGACTGCCCTGGTCCGGCGCATCGAAAGCCTCGACCCGAGTCGTATTCATCTTGGTGACGAACCGCGCGGCGAAGAAGCGGTCATTGAGCATGACCAGGACACCCAGGCCTCTGGCCTCCCGGCTGGCGGCCAGCAGAATGGCGTTATAGAGATTCAGTGCGCCATCCGCACTGATGGCCGATCCCGGGCGCATGGACCCTACGAACACCACAGGCTTGCGGCTCTTCAGCACCAGGTTCAGGAAGTAGGCGGATTCTTCCAGCGTATCCGTGCCGTGCGTGATCACCACCCCATCGACTTTCGGGTCGTC
Protein-coding regions in this window:
- a CDS encoding asparaginase, with product MKRLPRLVLLGTGGTIASTASDATTLSDYSVTENVDALLAGIPGIEQVARLGYQQVFNVDSREITNGMLVRLATQVQDLLDDPKVDGVVITHGTDTLEESAYFLNLVLKSRKPVVFVGSMRPGSAISADGALNLYNAILLAASREARGLGVLVMLNDRFFAARFVTKMNTTRVEAFDAPDQGSLGAICQGRVHLFQAPACVHTEKTDFSLDDLGVLPSVDIVYDHQSAGMHHYLASIKAGVGGIVVAACGNGSLSPNAEEGLSRAVGKGIVCVRSSRVPTGIVTRSQHDEPHGLIASNSLNPQKARILLMLALTQTTDRTRIQDYFDRY